tgggcacgcgctcggggtcCGGGGCGTGACAAAAAGAATCACCCTGATCAGAATCagctcccgggaacagaatcgttaccaaacgcgcccttagtttCTGGTTGGGACTGATGGTTTTTGTTGGTAACTCTTATCAGGATGTCAAGGAAAAACTCGATGCAGAGTTGCAGTGCAGGCCCAATCTGATCATTGGAAATTACAGTTATGGAAACATTGTTGCTTCCTTGTTATCCAAAAAATTAGGTGTTACACAGGTTTGTACTCTTTCAAATAATCTTGTCACTTGTAGCAACTGATGCCGAAGCCTGATATAGTctgatcttttacttctttgTACAGTGCACAATAGCCCATACCCTTGAGAAGGCAAAGTACCCAGGGTCAGACATATACTGGAGGAAATTTGAGGAGGAGTACCACTTCTCTTGCCAATTCACTGCGGATCTCTTTGCCATGAACCATGCTGACTTCATCATCACCAGCAcctcccaagaaattgctggaaGGTTATTCTACTCAATTGTTCATTTTTGAAATTCGATTGTCGTAGTATAGTCTACCTTGGGAAATTTCCTCAGCAGTCCTAATATTCcttgtttttcaatattttcagtAAGGATACTGTGGGGCAGTATGAGAGTTACATGAACTTCACTCTTCCTGGACTCTACCGAGTCGTACACGGGATCAACGTCTTCAACCCGAAGTTCAACGTTGTTTCTCCGGGTGCTGACACAAGCATCTATTTCCCCTACACCGACCAGCGACGGTTGGAATTCTTACACCTTGAGATCAAAGAACTCCTCTTCAGCAAAGTTGAGAACGAGGAACACCTGTGAGTGTTCTGGTCCTTTCTTCGTACCCAACTTAAATCCTGTCCTGGCATTTGTTATGGCGTTCTTAGGAATCGAAGTTGTTTATTGCTAATTAACGTTGTCTCTAATGTTAAACAGAAGTATGTTGAGAGATGAGAACAAGCCAATTATTTTCACCATGGCAAGGCTGGACCATGTCAAGAACTTGACAGGGCTTGTCGAGTGGTATGGCAAGAACcttgagttgaaggaactgGCCAACTTGGTCGTGGTCGGAGGCAACAAGAGGCAGGCCGAGATGAAGAAAATGCGCACCCTCATCGAGAAGTACAGGTTGAAGGGCCAGTTCAGGTGGATTTCCTCCCAGATGGACCGGGTGAGGAATGGAGAGCTCTACCGCTGCATCTGTGACACAAAGGGAGTGTTTGTTCAACCGGCTATCTATGAACCTTTCGGGTTGACCGTGGTCGAGGCCATGGCTTGTGGTCTGCCGACCTTTGCCACTTGCTATGGTGGGCCGGCTGAGATTATTGTGCACGGTGAATCAGGCTTCCACATTGATCCTCACCGTGGTGACCAGGTGGCAGAGGAACTTGCAGAGTTCCTCAAGAAGTGCAAGACTGACCATAACCACTGGGTCAAAATCTCAGAGGGTGCCATGCGGAGAATTGAAGAGAAGTAAGCCTATAAAAACATGAGTTTTCAGATCTAAATAATGTTTATAGGTTTTGGCAATACGGTTTTTCCAAtgtaatttacttttttttttgcttttgatgaGGTATACATGGAAGACATACTCTGAGAAGCTGTTGAACCTGACTGCTGTCTATGGCTTCTGGAAGCATGTGACTCACCTTGATCAACTCCACAGCCGCAGATACCTCGAACTGTTCTATGACAGCATTTATCGCCCTCTGGTAAGTTCCTGGTTGAACCTAATCCGAGTCTGCATTcttcattcaattgaaatacgagcccaaattaaaaattaaggaattttTCTCAAGTGGGCGTccaaaagtctctctctcttcaccttCGCCTGCATGCTTCCCGAAGATGTTATCGCAGGAATTTAAATCTAATCTTATCACTATTTCTTGGCATACGAACTATGTTTCTCACAATTAACTCAGTGCTATGTTCTTGCTCGTTCTTGTAGGCTGGGTCGAGTCCCCCCTGCAGAAGGAAGTGGATGCTATGTTCTTGCTTAGAAAGAAGTGGAAACGACCGACTTTGAAAGTCCTCCAAAGTTTATTcctgattttttcatttttgcatcATCTGTTCTTTGAATCTACCGTTTGTATCTTGAGTTCTACTTgtacattcttcttctttttcttgtcgcAAAAAATTGAAGGTTTCATTGACTTGAAGCAAGTTTGTTTACATCAGAAACTAGAATGTCCAATATAGATTTCAAGAGATGAGACAGGTAATCAGGAGGGAGTTCATTTTTCCGCTTGGCCAAAAGTCTCCTCTCTTTTTACCTTTGTCTGCACTAGGGATGTGCGAAGGAATCATTTTTCCGCTTGGCCAAAAGTCTCCTCTCTTTTTACCTTTGTCTGCACTAGGGATGTGCGAAGGAATCATTTTTCCGCTTGGCCAAAAGTCTTCTCTCCATattttgatgaatggatgtttCTTATCGAATGGATTGTTAGAGTGCATATTGCATGAATGAGTGAACGAGTCAATTGAAACCGATAGCGTTGAGACAGTCCTTGGAGGAGATGGCCGAAGCTCATGAAGATAATTGGAAAAGACCAACATCCATTCTGGTCTCAATCACTTGTAATAGCTAAGTTTAAATAACAATCAAGATTAGCATAGGTTTTCAATGAAAATGGTTTTAGTTCAAAAGAccgcaaaaaaaattaaataaataaataaatctatcAATCAATTGTGATCTTTAACACAGCCTAGATCACTTGTCcgattaggggtgatcggttacGGGGGATTCAATGGACTAGTGTTCTTGCTTTAAAAGggtagagaagaagagaagagaaggcgGTCAATCTGCTCTTGCCCGTAAAATGGCAGTCGAAATCTCCCTTCATTAGCAGCACAGAGTACGATCAACATCTATTATTCACcagcacgagagagagagagagagagagaaggggccCAGGGGTAGGAGCCAATGAATGAAGCGATGACCCTTTTCGGTCGAAGAAAGAAGTAGCTGGAGATAGCTCTTACCCATTCAGAGGTCAGGTCTCCTGCTCCCCACCTCCACCTCTCTCTATTTTGTCAGTTCGATTTTTAGTTGTCCGAATCGCTTTGGCTTCATCGACGGCTCCTGCTCATGGTTGGatcatttattttccttctccgACAACGAATAGTTACTCTTCGATGAATTATACGCGTAAaccctttctctttccctaaaaCCCTTCGACCCCACCTCGCCAAGCTCTCCAAATCCACCGTCTCCTTCCACAAAATCCCTGTCGTCGTCGTCTCCTGCCTCCGCCCCACTCCAACTCCGATTCCAGCAGGACCACTTTCCTCCTCACTATCAAGAACCACCTCCTCAATTCGGCTCTCGACACCATCCTTCtgttgaacattttcatacaatTTATGGGCTGTATTGAATATAtgacaaaaattcataaactatattaaataaattaaaaattcatgaatcgcATTATAcgtttaaataaaattcagggaccgtattaaataaattaaatattcatggaccaaattgtacattgagttaaaattaaaaactgtTTGTATCatttagaggtgtcaaaatgggtcttaatccatttaaattataaatatgtcatatacGGATTACTTACTTTTTGAAAAGACTAATCAAATGAGTTTAAATATTAAAAGCTTAAGATAAATAGGTCTTAAACAGGTTGGattagaacccattttcaacccaagcctcataatttctctctttcctatttaactttataaaaaaaatttataaaaattaaaattaaaattattttttatattttctttttcttttttttttcctttttcttctttcttcttcctccttccttgccGGTCACTGATTGTCATTGTGGCCAGCGGTAggcaagaaggaaaaaaatgaagaaagaaaaagagaattatatttaaaaattaaaaattaaaattttaaaattttaaaattttaaaattttataaaaatggcccattaaatttgtattgtataaaagtattttagcaataccattttaaaaaaaataagaaataaacttttttaaatttagttaaatgaaTTGAGTATGGATCGAGTTTGGTATGAATTAAAAACTTTGcactatgataaataaataataaacagGTTAAATGGATcgatttaaattaaattatttatgatcCGATTCAACTCACTCATTTGATAGATCTAGTATCATTGTCCCTTTACTTTCCAATTCAACAATGTAAATTGTGCCTCATAAAGACCGTAGGATAACCCAATTTGTAAAGTACGTTCAGGTAATAATATCTGGTAGGGGACACGTAAAACGTACGGACATAGTCGACCAAACATGGACACTGGATCTTCCAGTTTGGAGATCATGGTCCTTCCTCCTTTTAGCCAGTACATGCGAAACTGTTCCTCCACTCTGCCATACCTTcgcccttaaaaaaaaatcctggaAATACATTCATTGCGGTCGAGATTCAAAAAAATCCAcgataaaaggagaaaaaacgAATATGGAAACAGGAACTCGCGCAAACCGCCCTCTACACACTTGTGGCGCGATAATTTGCTCTTCTCGTTACagtcgtcgtcttcttcttcgctgTTTCTGCATAAGCTCAGCTTTCCTGGCCTTTGTTCCTTCCCTCTGCAGCAGTGACACGACGAATTCCCGTGCGGAGAAGACGCGGAGCCTCTGATCCGCCGGAGCCCCCGACGCCGCCTCccggcgaggttgccggccccgACGGAGGTGGCTGCGCCTCCGCTGGCAAGGACGGCAGCCCGGACCGTCGCGGCGGATCCGACGACGAGCCGAACCGCTCGCATTGCACGGATGCCCGTCGTCCTCCTCCTAGCTCGTCCTACGGCGATTTGCTGGGATTCGATTTGGTACCGTTGACGGACTCCGAGAAGGTCCGGAGGATTATTACTGCTTCGGCGAAGGGGTTCTCGATCGGAGCTGGCCTTAAGGAAAGCTGAGCTTTTTTCGGATTTGACTTGCTCTGTTCGACCGTGAGGTTGATAGGATCTGCATTTGAACTTATTTATAGTTCGTTCCGCTGAGTTTGATAGGAAAGCTGAGCTTTTTTCGAATAGAGAAGCCGTCGTAAATTTGTAATGCCCTTGAAGGAGACTTTGGGAAATGGACTTTTTCTAGGAACCTTCGCCGGCACGTTTGTTTCTGTGGATGAAATTATAGCTGTGGAGGGCACCGCAGGCACGTTCCCTTTTTGAATTCTGAATTCCTAAATTCAAACTTCTCTGAGTTTAGGTTCGTATGGTTATTGTTATCCTACTTGTCAGTGAGTTTCTATTATGGTAACTAGGACCACAAATTTGAGGGCTTGGTTGGCAGGGGCAATAGCTGGGCCTTCGATGCTGCTCACAGGACTGAACAGGCAGCATACAAGCTTGGCCATCTACATACTGATACGTGTGGCTGTATTAGCTTCATGGTGCAGAATTAAAAGCAAGAGATTCCAGGAAATCTGCAGGCCTGTTACTTGGAAGCACAGAGATTCTGTAGGATGAATATGGAGCGCACCGTTTCCTATGGATGGTTTACATTACCTACAGATTGGGATGATGTTGAAATGCTTCAAATTTTGAAGCTTTTTCCTCGGGCAGAATTTTGGTGCAATGCAATATATACTTCTGGACTTGAATCATGGCAGATATGTGAAATTGTATCCACTCATGGTTTTCCAATAGATTGTATGTGACATGTTTATTATAAATCTATTAGCATGAGCTGACTTATCTCAGTGAGAAAGTTGAAAAGATGTCAAACAGCAGATTCAATGTAGAACCACTGTTACGTCGCTGGAATCCCACGTAGAGCCACTTAGAGTAATACTAATGTAGACCATCATctgttgattatttttttgcCCGCAATAGTTAGTTGATCTTCTTTTCATATTGGTTATACCTGTCCTCATCTATATGGCGATGACCAAGGAACTCTGAGATGACTTTCCTTAGTGGCTAATATCTAGTCAGCATTGTTCCACATCATATTAGTGGTAGTTGCACTATCATGAAAAGTTTTGATCATTTAATCATTTCCAGTAAGTGAGTTGGCCATGGAATTTTGCTTGTTTGGTTGAAAAGGTTGGTCATAAATTTTGGCTTCTGAACAATCATGGACCGAGAAtggtttgcaaattttttggGTGAATGTGTTTTGAACATGTGGAAGCTTCAATTAACTACAAAACCTTAAAttcttgtccttttcttttgggtggTACTTTTTTACACTTCAGGTCTACTTACTTATTAAAGCAAGAAATTTATTGGTGATAATCGTGACTAGCTACTGAAATTTATTAGTCTGCGGAGGATATTGATTTTGAATGGCTTCATAATATTGTCGTTACTGTAATTCTGATAAAATTTTCTACTCTGTAAGAAAACTGATTGTTAATTGCTTGTCAAGTTTAATGAATCCATCTTAGGATGTTGATTTGCCAATTGATGCTTCAGTTCTGGCTGTTCCAACACTGTGATTGGATGTATCTTGACCTTAATTTCTGTTGTGCTCCAAGTTAGATGATGGTCTAATAATCAGCAAGAAAGAAGTCTATATTTCATTTCATAATTATTAGAACTTCTGTGATTAGTGTATGACAAAGTAAAGTATTAATTGATGAGTTTGTTTATGACCAAATAGATAAGCTGTGTTCATGGAGATATTTGCGGAATGAAATTATTAGATGGAGGGTAATAGAGATTCAGGGTGTTACTCAAGGGTAGATTGTAACTCTATGATACCATAGGGACTAAAACAATGTTTACATGATTAAAACACATTATTTAGCCAGGAGAATGTTGTTGTCATGATGAATGGGAGAATTTCTGTCAGTCCTTCATCTAAAATGGTTGACTTAGTTATAAACACTTCGAAACAGTTTGCAGATTGCATGCATGAACAAGAGCGGTGTCTAATTCTTGAACAGGTTAAGATCATCAGTGAG
The window above is part of the Eucalyptus grandis isolate ANBG69807.140 chromosome 6, ASM1654582v1, whole genome shotgun sequence genome. Proteins encoded here:
- the LOC104440059 gene encoding sucrose synthase, with product MADRVSTESQSIYVRFKKALSACPNDLLVFFLRVQGNGNGILRRPQILAELEAIPEERRARLRHGDFDEVLKSIQEAIVSPPWVALAVRPGPGVWEYMRVNIRAFDCEQLEVAAFLRLEEGLADGSLNPDIDPLTPVFVHPTPSMSIGNGNEFICGRLSDKLSHDYESLHPLLKFLQTLNYKGKNMMVAARIQNVPSLQCVLMNAKEYLTPLNRETPYSQFEHKFQEIGLEWGWGDTAERVLEMIHLLLAFLDEPNPGTLKKFLGRIPMVFNVVIVSPHAYFAQDGALCGQVVYILDQVRALETEMLCRIEQQGLHITPQILIITQPLPDAVGTTHGRLRENVSGTKYSHILRIPFRNEKGVVRKWTPQFKVWPYLGRYTEDVKEKLDAELQCRPNLIIGNYSYGNIVASLLSKKLGVTQCTIAHTLEKAKYPGSDIYWRKFEEEYHFSCQFTADLFAMNHADFIITSTSQEIAGSKDTVGQYESYMNFTLPGLYRVVHGINVFNPKFNVVSPGADTSIYFPYTDQRRLEFLHLEIKELLFSKVENEEHLSMLRDENKPIIFTMARLDHVKNLTGLVEWYGKNLELKELANLVVVGGNKRQAEMKKMRTLIEKYRLKGQFRWISSQMDRVRNGELYRCICDTKGVFVQPAIYEPFGLTVVEAMACGLPTFATCYGGPAEIIVHGESGFHIDPHRGDQVAEELAEFLKKCKTDHNHWVKISEGAMRRIEEKYTWKTYSEKLLNLTAVYGFWKHVTHLDQLHSRRYLELFYDSIYRPLCYVLARSCRLGRVPPAEGSGCYVLA